One genomic region from Ignavibacteriales bacterium encodes:
- a CDS encoding T9SS type A sorting domain-containing protein, protein MKTFLKIMFSFFLVTQICFAQWYQQNPLPTGNNLNSVTFTDSNTGTMVGDYGTIIHTTDGGVTFTNQMSGTTYNLRAVSFTDTQNGWVVGGNWVDSLQTYIGNIILHTTDGGITWTPQTSGITNGLLGVSFPDLNNGIAVGYIGTILKTTNGGTTWTPQTSGTTNTLFDVSFTDAINGIAVGGSGTILKTTNGGTTWTSQTSGTAAELYAVSFPDTINGVVVGYNIMGGGGIICRTTNGGTAWTSQTNGITNALFDVSFTDLNNGSVISDGGGILRTTNGGTTWTSQIAPLSRTMLSGVSFYDLNNGIAVGSTGTILKTTDGGINWIRRSSENTGFMRGVSFSDANNGTAVVGEHIWFRKMGSSGLSRIQWGHIVRTTDGGKTWLTQTEAVPLLSAVCFTDANIGIAVGAGSEAPGIFRTTNGGALWTSEGMPEGIFSDVCFTDANTGTVVEGYEPWVGGRILHTNDGTTTWTTQWSDPNIGLSGVFFTDENTGTVVGRSGTILRTTNGGEVWTTQLSGTTNDLLDVHFIDANIGTAVGDSGIILHTTNGGALWTPQISGTTWLLNAVYFANNYSGTAVGSYRESDGTSSPYGIILHTNNGGDTWAAQSSGIPEPLLSISFIDEYNGWVVGKNGTILHTTNGGATFVEEEKIDEIPTTYSLSNNFPNPFNPSTQIKYSIPQSFQVVIKVFDVLGNEIEALVNEEKPAGTYELNWNAANLPSGVYFYRIQTSSFTQTRKMILLK, encoded by the coding sequence ATGAAAACCTTTCTTAAAATTATGTTTTCCTTTTTTCTTGTAACACAAATTTGTTTTGCACAGTGGTATCAACAGAATCCACTACCGACTGGCAATAATCTCAACTCTGTTACCTTTACAGACTCTAACACAGGTACGATGGTGGGAGACTACGGAACAATAATTCATACTACAGATGGAGGTGTAACGTTTACCAACCAGATGAGCGGAACGACTTATAATCTCAGAGCTGTGTCCTTTACCGATACACAGAATGGTTGGGTGGTAGGTGGAAATTGGGTGGATAGCCTGCAGACCTATATTGGTAATATAATACTTCATACTACAGACGGAGGAATAACCTGGACTCCACAAACAAGCGGAATTACAAATGGGCTGTTGGGTGTCTCCTTTCCCGACTTGAATAACGGTATAGCTGTTGGCTATATCGGTACAATTCTGAAAACCACAAACGGAGGAACAACCTGGACCCCACAAACAAGCGGAACAACAAACACTTTATTTGATGTCTCCTTTACGGATGCAATTAACGGCATAGCGGTGGGCGGGAGCGGTACAATTCTGAAAACCACAAACGGAGGAACAACTTGGACTTCACAAACAAGCGGAACGGCAGCAGAATTGTATGCAGTCTCTTTTCCCGATACAATTAACGGGGTGGTAGTTGGTTATAATATTATGGGTGGAGGTGGTATAATTTGCAGAACCACAAACGGAGGAACAGCCTGGACTTCACAAACAAATGGAATAACAAATGCGCTGTTTGATGTGTCTTTTACTGACTTGAACAACGGTTCGGTTATTAGTGATGGCGGTGGAATCCTAAGAACCACAAACGGAGGAACAACCTGGACTTCACAAATAGCACCTTTATCACGAACTATGCTGAGTGGTGTTTCCTTTTACGACTTGAATAACGGTATAGCTGTTGGCTCGACCGGTACCATACTAAAAACCACAGACGGAGGAATAAATTGGATTAGACGATCCAGTGAAAACACCGGTTTTATGCGAGGAGTATCATTTTCAGATGCAAACAACGGTACCGCTGTCGTAGGTGAGCATATTTGGTTTAGGAAAATGGGATCATCAGGATTGTCGAGAATACAATGGGGGCATATTGTGCGAACCACTGATGGTGGCAAAACCTGGTTGACACAGACAGAGGCTGTCCCCCTACTAAGTGCTGTGTGCTTTACCGACGCAAATATCGGGATCGCGGTGGGCGCAGGCTCAGAAGCTCCTGGTATATTTCGTACAACAAATGGCGGTGCTTTATGGACATCTGAAGGAATGCCTGAAGGTATTTTCAGCGACGTCTGTTTCACAGATGCGAACACTGGAACTGTAGTGGAAGGGTATGAACCTTGGGTCGGGGGAAGAATTCTCCACACCAACGATGGAACAACTACGTGGACAACGCAATGGAGTGATCCCAACATTGGGCTCAGCGGCGTCTTCTTCACTGATGAGAATACAGGAACAGTGGTCGGTAGAAGTGGAACCATTCTGCGAACAACAAATGGTGGCGAAGTATGGACGACACAATTAAGCGGTACAACAAATGACCTTCTTGATGTTCACTTTATTGATGCTAATATCGGTACAGCGGTTGGTGATAGTGGGATAATTCTCCATACCACAAATGGTGGCGCATTATGGACACCACAAATAAGCGGGACAACGTGGCTACTAAATGCCGTTTATTTTGCAAATAACTATAGTGGAACAGCAGTAGGCAGTTACCGAGAATCTGATGGAACATCCTCCCCATATGGGATAATACTTCACACCAATAATGGGGGTGATACGTGGGCAGCTCAGTCAAGCGGTATTCCTGAACCTCTCCTCAGCATTTCATTCATTGATGAATATAATGGGTGGGTAGTTGGTAAAAACGGCACCATCCTCCACACAACAAACGGCGGTGCAACTTTTGTTGAAGAAGAAAAGATTGATGAAATACCAACAACATATTCCTTGAGTAATAATTTTCCCAATCCTTTCAACCCGAGTACACAAATAAAATACTCTATTCCACAATCTTTTCAAGTAGTAATTAAAGTATTTGATGTTCTCGGTAACGAAATAGAAGCATTAGTTAACGAAGAAAAACCTGCCGGCACTTATGAGTTAAACTGGAATGCTGCTAACCTGCCAAGTGGAGTTTATTTTTACAGAATACAAACAAGTAGTTTTACGCAGACGCGTAAAATGATTTTACTGAAGTAA
- a CDS encoding T9SS type A sorting domain-containing protein, translated as MKGKLWNGDPYLDPNTGNETIFPLAGDPVNGTGWYEGVGWPGGPIPGDRRSMISSGPFTMEPADTQEVVIAILMKRGINNINSITKLKNYASTIHKCYYNLFTTDIAGEKEILPIEYSLSQNYPNPFNPSTKLSYSITQPSIVSLKVYDVLGTEIETLVNEEKPVGVHELTWNAANLPSGVYFYRFQAGDFVQTKKMILLK; from the coding sequence ATGAAAGGAAAGCTATGGAATGGTGATCCATATCTTGATCCAAACACAGGTAATGAAACAATTTTTCCATTAGCTGGTGACCCGGTAAATGGCACTGGGTGGTACGAAGGCGTCGGCTGGCCTGGTGGTCCTATTCCGGGAGATAGAAGGAGTATGATAAGTTCGGGTCCATTCACAATGGAGCCTGCCGACACACAAGAAGTTGTAATAGCTATATTAATGAAAAGAGGTATAAATAATATTAATAGTATAACCAAATTAAAAAATTATGCTTCTACAATACACAAGTGCTATTATAATCTTTTTACTACAGATATTGCCGGTGAGAAAGAAATATTACCAATTGAGTATTCACTCTCGCAAAACTATCCCAATCCATTTAATCCATCAACCAAATTAAGTTACAGTATTACACAACCAAGTATAGTTTCACTAAAAGTTTACGATGTGCTTGGAACCGAAATTGAAACATTAGTTAACGAAGAAAAACCTGTTGGTGTTCATGAATTAACGTGGAATGCAGCTAATCTACCAAGTGGAGTTTACTTCTACAGGTTTCAGGCAGGAGATTTTGTGCAGACTAAGAAGATGATATTGCTGAAGTAA
- a CDS encoding HEAT repeat domain-containing protein, giving the protein MESKNKKYKDSELHELIIKLGSDNGIEREKARKALVKIGRGSIDFLMELLSHPKHIYRWEAIKTLEEIGDPVSIPLLIQALEDDKGDVRWIAAKGLIKLGSLSIRPLLKMLEQESDSVLLLEGAHHVFFDLRENKELPKGFPIDKLLASLRTPDWVDSVKPLAYEILNGLKS; this is encoded by the coding sequence ATGGAAAGCAAAAATAAGAAATATAAAGATTCTGAACTGCATGAATTGATTATTAAACTTGGTAGCGATAATGGAATCGAACGAGAAAAAGCAAGAAAAGCATTAGTTAAAATAGGTAGAGGATCTATAGACTTTTTAATGGAATTACTATCTCACCCTAAACACATTTATCGTTGGGAAGCAATAAAAACCCTTGAAGAAATCGGGGATCCTGTCTCTATACCTTTATTAATTCAAGCATTAGAGGATGATAAAGGCGATGTTCGCTGGATAGCAGCAAAAGGACTTATTAAATTAGGGTCACTTTCTATTAGGCCACTTCTTAAAATGCTTGAACAAGAATCTGATTCCGTTCTGCTTTTAGAAGGGGCACACCATGTCTTTTTTGATCTTAGAGAAAATAAAGAGCTTCCAAAAGGATTTCCAATTGATAAATTATTAGCATCACTCAGAACCCCAGATTGGGTAGATAGTGTTAAACCTTTGGCTTATGAAATATTGAATGGTCTTAAATCCTAA
- a CDS encoding plasma-membrane proton-efflux P-type ATPase: MSRTILDISEIKIQSIEKLFEKFSSTEKGISNSAATNLIKDYGYNEISEKKVNPVVKFLSYFWGPIPWMIEVAAILSAIINHWEDFWVIFALLFLNAIVGFWQEYKADDAISLLKKKLALNAKVFRDGKWSEMLARELVPGDVVRVRLGDIIPADLKLFSGDYLSIDESALTGESLPVEKHKSDLAYSGSVIRQGEMNGLVVATGLNTFFGKTAKLVAEARTISHFQKAVIKIGNYLIVLAAFMVAIIFMVSFYRHESFFATLQFALVLTIAAIPVALPAVLSVTMAVGASVLAKKKAIVSKLVAIEEMAGMDILCSDKTGTITKNELTLADVKAFEGFTSDDVLVYASLASREEDKDPIDTAIIEKAKSIKTVSEKLSSYQVKDFKPFDPVIKRSEVTITDKDNKSFKITKGAPQVITALMEAADKEKATALISQKIDQFAAKGFRTLGTARTNEQGKWQYVGLIPLFDPPREDSAATIKTAQGMGVDVKMITGDHTAIAKQIAQKVNLKNNILEAAAFLDKPDKEAGAIVEKAEGFAQVFPEHKYRIVELLQERKHIVGMTGDGVNDSPALKKADVGIAVAGATDAAKSAADIVLTLPGLSVIIDALKESRKIFQRMNSYAIYRIAETIRVLLFITLAIIVFNFYPVTAIMIVLLALFNDAPIMAIAYDNVKYSQEPERWDMRVVLSMATFLGLIGVISSFGIFYIGQEVLHLSKEAVQSFIFLKLAVAGHLTIFLTRTRGPFWSIKPSAVLFWSAVITKLLATFVAVYGWFITPISWNLALLVWGYAITAFLITDFLKVRIYKLLDHKDIKFYK, from the coding sequence ATGAGTAGAACCATATTAGATATTTCCGAAATCAAAATACAATCCATAGAAAAATTATTCGAGAAATTCTCCTCGACTGAAAAAGGAATTTCAAATTCAGCAGCAACTAATCTTATCAAAGATTATGGATACAATGAAATTTCAGAAAAAAAAGTAAATCCTGTTGTTAAGTTTTTGAGTTACTTCTGGGGTCCAATTCCCTGGATGATTGAAGTTGCTGCAATTTTATCCGCAATTATAAATCACTGGGAAGACTTTTGGGTAATTTTTGCCTTGCTCTTCTTAAATGCAATAGTTGGGTTTTGGCAGGAATACAAGGCAGATGATGCGATAAGTTTATTAAAGAAAAAACTTGCACTTAACGCAAAAGTATTTCGTGATGGAAAGTGGAGCGAAATGTTAGCAAGAGAGCTTGTGCCCGGAGATGTTGTACGAGTTCGATTAGGTGATATTATTCCAGCAGATTTAAAACTCTTTTCCGGTGATTATCTTTCAATAGATGAATCTGCTTTAACAGGCGAATCACTTCCCGTCGAAAAACACAAATCAGATTTAGCCTATTCAGGTTCTGTAATCCGCCAGGGTGAAATGAACGGTTTAGTTGTAGCAACGGGTTTAAATACTTTCTTCGGCAAAACAGCGAAACTTGTTGCAGAAGCCAGGACAATCAGCCACTTTCAAAAAGCAGTAATTAAGATTGGTAACTACCTTATTGTTCTTGCTGCTTTTATGGTCGCTATTATTTTTATGGTATCATTCTACAGGCACGAGAGTTTTTTTGCGACACTTCAGTTTGCATTAGTTCTAACAATTGCCGCTATCCCTGTTGCGTTACCTGCAGTTTTATCTGTAACTATGGCTGTCGGTGCATCAGTACTAGCAAAAAAGAAAGCTATTGTAAGTAAGCTGGTTGCAATCGAAGAAATGGCCGGAATGGATATTCTATGTTCAGATAAAACAGGGACGATAACAAAAAACGAATTGACTCTTGCAGATGTCAAAGCATTCGAGGGTTTTACGTCTGATGATGTCCTAGTTTACGCATCGCTTGCTTCGCGGGAAGAAGATAAAGATCCGATTGATACCGCAATAATTGAAAAAGCTAAATCTATTAAAACGGTTTCAGAAAAACTAAGTTCTTATCAAGTCAAAGACTTTAAACCTTTTGATCCGGTTATAAAAAGAAGCGAAGTTACAATTACTGATAAGGATAATAAATCTTTTAAAATTACTAAAGGTGCTCCTCAAGTAATAACAGCATTAATGGAAGCTGCAGATAAAGAAAAAGCCACAGCCCTAATCAGTCAAAAGATTGATCAATTTGCTGCAAAAGGTTTTCGAACTCTTGGTACAGCGAGAACAAATGAGCAAGGTAAATGGCAATACGTTGGATTGATTCCACTTTTCGATCCGCCTAGAGAAGATTCTGCTGCAACAATTAAAACTGCGCAGGGGATGGGTGTTGATGTTAAGATGATAACAGGTGATCATACCGCTATCGCAAAACAAATTGCTCAAAAGGTTAATCTTAAGAATAATATACTGGAAGCTGCAGCATTTTTAGATAAGCCCGATAAAGAAGCAGGCGCAATTGTAGAAAAAGCCGAAGGCTTTGCTCAGGTTTTTCCGGAACACAAATATAGAATAGTTGAACTACTTCAGGAGAGAAAACATATTGTTGGCATGACTGGCGACGGAGTTAACGATTCTCCGGCTTTAAAAAAAGCTGATGTAGGAATTGCAGTAGCCGGTGCTACTGATGCCGCAAAATCAGCAGCAGATATCGTTCTTACATTGCCGGGGCTTTCAGTAATTATTGATGCGTTAAAAGAAAGTCGTAAAATTTTTCAACGAATGAATAGTTATGCTATATACAGAATTGCTGAAACTATCCGCGTACTCTTATTTATAACTCTTGCAATAATTGTATTTAATTTTTATCCTGTTACTGCAATAATGATAGTTTTGCTTGCCTTGTTTAATGATGCTCCTATTATGGCAATTGCATACGATAATGTGAAATATTCTCAGGAGCCAGAACGATGGGATATGAGAGTTGTCTTGAGTATGGCTACATTCTTAGGATTAATAGGTGTAATAAGTTCCTTTGGAATATTCTACATCGGGCAAGAAGTTCTTCATTTATCAAAAGAAGCAGTGCAGTCTTTTATATTTTTAAAATTAGCTGTTGCAGGTCACTTAACAATTTTTTTAACAAGAACTCGTGGCCCATTCTGGTCAATTAAGCCAAGCGCAGTTCTATTTTGGTCTGCAGTTATAACTAAATTACTTGCAACCTTTGTTGCAGTTTATGGCTGGTTTATCACGCCAATTTCTTGGAATTTAGCTTTACTGGTTTGGGGATACGCAATAACAGCATTTTTAATAACTGACTTTTTGAAAGTTAGAATTTATAAATTATTAGATCATAAGGATATAAAATTTTACAAATAG
- a CDS encoding T9SS type A sorting domain-containing protein yields MKTICRISFFFFLVTQICFAQWCLNQSFTNLNLKNACYSSDGNIFIVGELGSIYLSSDNGCTWQSNYIPNTGNLNSLIIIDNEFGYIVGDYGKIFRTDFSSMQLEDISISELFHFRDVAFKDNENGVLVGTKQVRIDGRTYYLPSIHLTTDAGLSWTEKCFDVRGKLNSVSYFDEENIITVGDSGKILISNDNGINWVPLVFGISANLQEVKFCPDGIGIIIGENGTIILSFDGWQSWSIINVPAYYHIKSVCSKDIYQLVAAGHMRVRIDGRDFNVATIFSSNDGGINWNESFISQRGSYNSISFCNPNLAIAVGDSGLFSMYESPNALEDNNLTLSDFSLKQNFPNPFNSTCAIIYSIPKSSQVSLKIFNTIGEEIETLVNGEKPIGTYEVNWNAENIPSGVYFYQLKAGDFTQTRKMILLR; encoded by the coding sequence ATGAAAACTATTTGTAGAATCTCGTTTTTCTTTTTTCTTGTAACGCAAATTTGTTTTGCGCAGTGGTGTTTGAATCAATCATTTACTAATCTGAACTTGAAAAACGCGTGCTATTCAAGTGATGGAAATATATTCATAGTAGGTGAACTCGGGTCAATCTATTTATCCTCTGATAATGGATGCACCTGGCAGTCAAATTATATCCCAAATACAGGAAATTTAAATTCCCTAATTATTATAGATAATGAATTTGGATACATAGTTGGTGATTATGGAAAAATTTTCAGAACCGATTTTAGTAGTATGCAGTTGGAAGATATTTCAATCTCAGAATTGTTTCATTTTAGAGATGTAGCCTTTAAAGATAATGAAAATGGTGTTCTAGTCGGCACTAAACAAGTACGAATAGATGGCAGAACATATTATCTTCCATCAATACATTTGACTACAGATGCTGGGCTAAGCTGGACTGAGAAATGTTTTGATGTTAGGGGAAAATTAAACTCGGTTTCGTATTTCGATGAAGAAAATATTATTACTGTCGGGGATAGTGGTAAAATTTTAATTTCAAATGATAATGGGATTAACTGGGTCCCATTAGTATTTGGTATATCTGCAAATTTGCAGGAAGTCAAGTTTTGTCCAGATGGAATTGGAATAATTATTGGCGAAAATGGGACAATAATTTTATCTTTTGATGGATGGCAGAGTTGGAGTATTATAAATGTTCCTGCATACTACCATATAAAAAGTGTTTGTTCCAAGGATATTTATCAACTAGTAGCTGCTGGTCATATGCGTGTAAGAATAGACGGCAGAGATTTTAATGTGGCAACTATCTTCAGTTCCAATGATGGGGGTATAAATTGGAATGAATCTTTTATTTCACAAAGAGGGTCATACAATTCTATTTCATTCTGCAATCCTAATTTAGCAATTGCTGTAGGAGATAGTGGACTTTTTTCTATGTATGAATCGCCAAATGCATTAGAAGATAATAATCTTACTCTAAGCGATTTTTCACTTAAACAAAATTTCCCTAATCCATTTAATAGTACTTGCGCAATAATATACTCAATACCAAAATCTTCTCAAGTTTCACTAAAAATATTTAATACAATCGGTGAAGAAATAGAAACTTTAGTTAATGGAGAAAAACCCATTGGCACTTATGAAGTAAATTGGAATGCAGAGAATATTCCAAGTGGAGTATATTTTTATCAACTTAAAGCTGGAGATTTTACACAGACAAGGAAGATGATTCTATTAAGATAA
- a CDS encoding T9SS type A sorting domain-containing protein, which translates to MPVDITVRTATSDTTFIVNVNQQQNTFQFTVAEEPNDVLLDKDDWILSKIITSVDEDEELVLKEYSLSQNYPNPFNSNCAIKYSIPKSSQVSLKIFNVLGSEIEILVDEEKPIGTYELNWNAANLPSGVYFYRLQAESFVQTRKMILLK; encoded by the coding sequence ATGCCCGTTGATATTACAGTTCGAACAGCAACGAGTGATACTACATTCATTGTTAATGTAAATCAGCAACAGAACACATTTCAATTCACTGTCGCAGAAGAACCAAATGATGTACTTTTAGACAAAGACGACTGGATTCTGTCTAAAATAATTACAAGCGTTGATGAAGATGAAGAACTAGTACTCAAGGAATATTCCTTATCACAGAACTATCCGAATCCGTTTAATAGTAATTGCGCGATAAAATATTCAATTCCAAAATCATCTCAAGTATCGTTAAAGATATTTAACGTTTTAGGGTCGGAGATAGAAATTTTGGTCGATGAAGAAAAACCTATCGGTACTTATGAGTTAAACTGGAATGCAGCTAATCTTCCAAGCGGTGTATATTTCTACAGATTGCAAGCTGAAAGTTTTGTTCAAACAAGAAAAATGATTTTGTTGAAGTAA
- a CDS encoding T9SS type A sorting domain-containing protein translates to MKSYLLLLLLLASAIQTAFCQQISNASFENWQTFQGYQVPDSFYTFDQVLFLGTATTERTNDAHTGQFAALLRTIAGLATTNFAGLLSYGSFRTIGTTNYFLGWPLSSRPTKMNFWYKFERAGNDSAMAEVTLSKWNGAYSTIVGTGSLYISSNTPTYTVAEVPISYSSSANPDTIHFSFISSFNESPTAGTLFYIDDISLDSGPAVIDDHNQSSICFVLDQNYPNPFNSSSVIKYSIPKFSQVTLKIFNTIGEELATLVNEEKSVGTYELNWNAANLPSGIYFYRLQAGDFVQTRKMILLK, encoded by the coding sequence ATGAAAAGTTATCTTTTGCTTCTCTTGTTACTTGCTTCAGCAATCCAAACTGCTTTCTGCCAACAGATAAGTAATGCCAGTTTTGAAAATTGGCAAACTTTTCAAGGATATCAGGTGCCGGATTCGTTTTACACATTTGACCAAGTATTATTTCTTGGAACTGCAACAACAGAAAGAACCAACGATGCGCATACCGGACAATTCGCTGCATTACTAAGGACTATAGCAGGATTAGCGACAACTAATTTCGCCGGCTTATTAAGCTATGGCAGTTTCCGGACCATAGGAACAACCAACTATTTTTTAGGATGGCCTTTAAGTAGCCGACCAACAAAAATGAATTTCTGGTACAAATTTGAACGCGCAGGTAATGACTCCGCTATGGCTGAAGTGACCCTTTCAAAGTGGAACGGGGCTTATTCAACGATCGTCGGGACAGGAAGCCTATACATATCTTCCAATACGCCCACTTACACGGTGGCAGAGGTTCCCATATCATATTCCTCAAGTGCAAACCCAGATACAATACATTTTAGCTTCATCAGCAGTTTTAATGAAAGTCCCACTGCAGGCACGTTGTTTTATATCGATGATATTTCTTTAGATTCCGGACCTGCGGTCATAGATGACCACAATCAAAGTTCAATTTGTTTTGTACTGGATCAAAATTATCCAAATCCGTTTAATAGTTCATCAGTTATAAAATATTCAATTCCAAAATTTTCTCAAGTAACGCTAAAAATATTTAATACAATTGGAGAAGAATTAGCAACTCTTGTTAATGAAGAAAAATCAGTTGGCACTTATGAGTTAAACTGGAATGCAGCTAATCTTCCAAGCGGAATTTATTTCTATAGATTACAAGCAGGAGATTTTGTTCAGACAAGGAAGATGATTTTGTTGAAGTAA